In the genome of Abyssalbus ytuae, the window AACTTACTTGATTTATTGGAGGTGAATACAATGGGTTCGTTTACATTCCCTTCAGCAAATATTTGTGCACCACGTTCTATAACCAAAGCACTTGCTACTAAATCTCCTGCAGAGTCTCCCGTCCTGGCACCTTCCACATGTACGCCGGACTCTATAGTGATTGAAAAACCGGATTGAATTCTGAAATAATTATGCAGTATATAAGTATTGCCTGCGGTGAGTGTTATATCTCTGTTTACAAAAACATTTCCTTCGGCATCTACCGTATCAGGCCCGCCGGGTAATCCTAAATCTATAATAGCCATTATTGAAACATCGGATTTTTCAGATACTTTTTCTTTTCCCGAAAGAGCATTTGAAGAATTTTCTGCACTGGCTATTTCATCTTTCTGGCATGCTGTAAATATAAATGCAAACAGAGCCATACATATTGCTGAAATTTTTAATAAATTTTTCATTTTAATAAGGTTTAAATGTTTTAATCGGATAATAATTTCATGCTTCTTTACAGGATAAGCCGTCCTTTCTGTAACTTTTGTTTAAAAGTGCCAGAACTATTAAAAATACTCGCTCTAAAATGTTGTTTTGTCATAGGCTGTTGGGTGTTTAAAGGTTAATTTTTGTTTAAAAATCCAGATAAAATCCAAAGGAAAAATAGCTTCCGGTTTTATATTCGACTTCGGTATAATCGCCTCTATAGTTAGTTTCTATATCTTGTTGCTTTGCATTTTCCAGTCCGGGATCATACTTTTCATTTTCATTCTCATCCCTGAAAAATCGGTAAGGTGCATTAAGAAGGTCTTGTACCCCTCCTTTTATTTGCAGATAATCGGTAAGTCTTTGTGAAAAAGTAAGATCGATTACATGTCTGGGACGCTCATACAAACCTCCTAAATAAACGTTTTTTGCAATCAGAAGCCTGTTTCCTGTTACATTGTAAACTACACTGAATTTGGTATTATCATTGGCTTTACCGTAATATAAGCCGGCATTGATAATATAGGGAGAGGTACCTCTGAGTGGCCGTTTTTCACTGTCAATAGATGCTTTGGCCTGGCTTTTTACCCAGGCTCCGTTAAGTATTACTGAAAAATTTTGCAGGTAGGGACCGATAAAATGTAAATCTTTACGTACTTCGGCTTCTACTCCATAGGCATCAGCCTCTTTAGTATTATAAAAGGTAACAATAGGAAATTCAAGACCGGCTCCACTGTTATCATAAGGTTCTATAGCTTTTTTTAACTTTTTATAAAAGCCTCCTATGGCTATAAATTCGGAAGGGGAGGGGTAGTGTTCCAACCGCAGGTCATAATTATCAATTTCAGAATTTAACAATAAGGGGTTTCCTTTAAAAACCTGCCCTGCTTCAAAATCCAGGAAAAAGTAAGTTGATTGCTCCCTGAATTCCGGGCGATCTATCGTTCTGCCATAAGCAGCCTTAAGAGTTGTTTTAGGTGAAAAATTATAACTTATCGTAGCAGAAGGAAGGATGAAATCCTGAATTTTATTGGGCGTTTTCTCATAAACATTTACATCTACTGTAACAGAATCGATTGTTTTTCCTTCTGCATCCCTTAAAATCCGTTTGTTCCATTCATATCTTACCCCTGCATTTAGTTGAAGTTTATTATTTAATAAGGGTATTTTAACCAATGCATATCCTGCACGTATTTTATCATCAAAAGTATATTCGCCCGGAGTTGCTCCGGCACGTAGAGTTACTCCTGAACCATCCGGCTCAAATTTAGTGTATAAAGTATCTATGACATTTACCCACGGAGCAGGATCATATATATCAAATGAGGTACCTCCCGTTGGTACTATGCGATATCTTCTCGAAAAAAATTCCCTGTCTCGTTCTTCCAGGTATCCCCCAACTTTAAACTGAATATCGGTATCAAAATCTTTCGTATAATTTAACTGGTATATTTCAGCTTCTTCATCGGTATCCATAGAGATACGACTATTAAATTCTTCATTGATAGTGTTAATGGGCCTCCAAAGATTAGGATCATTTATATCGGAACCGAATTCGTACCGCTGTAAATCGGGAATATTATCGTAAGCCCTGTTAAGCCCCACCGACCAGTCCAGGTGATGTGAACCGAAACTATGTGTACCGCTTAGCTGGGCCTGAAAAAGGTCTCTTACGTTATAACGGTATGAAAAAAGTTTTCGTTGCAGGTTTGTTCCATCTACATTTCCCTGCCTGTTTATTAAATTGTCGGTGGCATTTCGGGTAAAAAAGGAATTCATCATTACCTTATGGTCTTTATTAAAAATAAAACTCAGGTTTTCTAAAGCTGTTATCCTTATCGTTTCTTTGTAAATAGAATCTCTGTAACTGGGAATGTTTTCCAGTAATATTATATTACCATCCTGGTCGGCTGAGTATCTTCCGGCATCATAAGCCAGATTTCTTTTTGTGAACTGTTTTTGCTGTTCATAACTTGCAAATGTTAAGTTATTAATACGAATGCTGCCTATTTTCCATGAATCGTAATAATTTAAAAAACCTCTGAAGTCTAAATTGTTAAATTCTTTTTTGGGAGTCCTGACGGCTGGTAATTGTTTGCCTATAATACTTACTTCATCAGGGTAATTGGAAAAATCTGGCAAATCATAATCGGGATCCATTAAAATATCCGGTAATTCGCGATCTTCCACCCCGCCGCCATACCAGTCTTTATCACTTCCTTCATAAGTATAAAATTCAGAAAGGCTGGAATCATCTGTCCGGTATTGGTTTATAAAACCAATTTGAAGGCGCCTGGCGGTTGCAGCATCCTTTGTTTTAACTTTTATCACTCCACCGCCAAAATTACCCGGTAAATCGGCGGAAGGGGATTTATACACCAGTATCTGGTCAATAACACTGGAGGGTAGCAAATTATAGCTAAAAGCCCGTGTGTCCATTTCGGTACTGGGTGTAACCATACCGTTCAGCATTGTTAAGTTGTAGCGGGGCGACATCCCTCTCACTACCACAAAATTGTTTAACATACTTATACCGGGAACCCTGCTAATTACTTCCCGGGCATCAATATCAAAGGTTTGGTTAATCTGTTCGTGTGATATACCGGTAACAATTATAGGACTTTGTTTTATGGTGCTTACCAGGCTTTCTTCGGTAGAATTTTCAACAGGGGTATAGCGTACATTCAAATCGGCAGAGACTGTAACTTCTTCTAATTCGGAGGTATTCATTAATAAAGGAATATCGAGGTTGATGATGTTATTGTCAATTACATTCACCTGTAATTGTTTGGTTTGATACCCTAAATAAGAGATATTCAGTGTATAAGTTCCTTCCGGAAGGTTGTTGATTTGAAAAAGACCTTCGGAGGTGGTAGCTACCCCAATGTTGTTATTTATTACGATTACAGAAGCTCCTTCCAGGGGGATTTCAGGATTATCGGCATCATAAACTCTACCTTTTATACTTCCGTAGTTTTGTTTTCTGGAAAAGGTAGGTTCATAAACAGCTATAGTATTTTTTATAATATCAAAGTTTAAGCGGGTTTTTAGTTTTATATTATTTAATACATTATTTATTGTAGCATTAGTAATATTTATTGAAGGTATGATTGTAGATTTTATTTTATCGGACTGGTAAGCAAATTTGTAAGGAGTTTGATCCTCAATTGATTTAAAGATTTCTTCTATTGGAACAGATTTGAAATTAAGGTTAATATTATTTACAGAATCCGCAGCCTGTGAAAAACTGCAAAAAGTTACAAATAGTAAAAAGAGTTGATGTATTTTCATTGGTTGTTAGAATTTATTTATTTTGCATACATAAAATGGTCAGTGATAGTTGTTAAAAACTATCGTGATTAAATTAAATTTGAATGAAAGAGCTCTCACATCGCCAAATATTTGAGCTCTTTCTTTTTTTATTTTATAAAAATTAAATTTCCTTTTTCAGACTTTTTTTCAATAAAAGTGATATTGTTGGTTACGGATATTATCTCCAATATTTCATGTAAAGTATTATTCGAGTTTATGCTTAAAGTAATATGTTGATTCTCTAATTTTTTAACATTCTTTACAAGAATGGTGGTATCGTACCTGGCTTCCAGTATTTTAAATACCCTGAGTAAAGGTTCGTCATTAAAATCAAATGTTTCCATTTTCCAACAGGCAACCAGGCGTTCATCAAATTTCACTATACGGGGCGAGGAGTCTCCTTTTTCCCATAAAAATTCTTCGCCCGGTAACATTTTCCAGTTCTGGTTGTTTGCTGTTATTTCTACCGCTCCTGTAAAGAGCGAAATGGAGGCATGATTGGTAATTGTATCGGTCTTTATATTAAAGGATGTTCCCAGTACTTTGGTAGTTGTTTTTCCTGCTTTTACAATAAAAGGTTTTTGCTTATTTTTTTCTACCTCAAAAAATGCTTTTCCTTTTAAATGAACCAATCTGTATTTTCCCTTAAATTCTTGTGGATATTTTAAAGAGCTTCCGGGACTGATGGTTACCCTCGATCCGTCAGGAAGAAGAATGTTTTTTGGAAGCCGGCCTGTATTTTTATTATCTAAAAGCTGGGGAGTATTTGTATAACTTCTATGTATAATAAACGAAGTAAAGATGGCCAGGGTAACCACAATCGCAATTTTATAAAATTTCCGGATGGAATTTGTTTTTACTCTTTTTGTTTTAATCCTGTGAGCCAGCTTTTCCCAGGAAGTATTAACTATATCAGCCGGAATCTTCTCTTCATCTGCCAATTCCCACAGTTTTTGGAAATGATCTTCGTCAAAGGGTTGATAGTTTTGATGTTGGTTGCTCATTCTTTGTTTACTCTTTATTGATATAACAAATAAGGAATTATAAGTTACTATTCCCGGAAGTAAACAAATAGTTAATAAATATTTATGAGAAGTTAAAGTCTGCTTTTTATCAGTGTGTTTGCTTGTCGTACTCTTTTTTTAAGAAACTGGTGGCCAGTTGTAAATGGTTTGCTATAGTACTTTTGGATATTTTTAATATAACAGAAATTTCTTCATATGATAAGCCTTTTAGTTTATACAACTCAAATACTTCCCTTCTTTTAGCCGGTAACTCTTTAATTTTAGTATAGATAAATTGTATACGGGTATCTTCAGTTTCTTGTTGAATCAGATTTTCCTCTATATAATTTTCCGAAATGGCCTTATCATGTATTTCTGAATACTTGTTTTCCTGGAGATCCTGATAATATTTTTCTCTTTTTAGATGATTGAGGATAATATTTTTACTTATGGTATATAACTGTTTTTCAAATAAAATATCTTCTTTAAGTTGATCTCTGTTTTCCCAGATTTTCAAAAAAGTTTGTTGTACCAGATCGTCTGTTAATAAATGAGAATTAATGTTGAATTTTTTAGCAAAATAGTAGACCCTGGAATAATATTTTTTATATACTTTTTCAAGTACTTTTATGTCACCATCTTTAAGTTTTTTAATGGTTAGTTGTATAGGATCCACAGTTTTGAATACATTTGGTGTTTACTACCAAAAGAAGAATGTTTTGTACAGAAACGCAAATAATCTGCTTTAAGAAAACGTAAATATTTTCTGAGTTAATTTTTTTATATAGATGATTTCCAGTTAAATAAAAAGCCGGTAAATTTAAACTTACCGGCCTTGTTGATTAAGGAACAGAATATTTTATTCTTTTACAATTTTCAACCTGGAAATTGATTTTCCTTCATTGTTTATTAAGGATAAAATATAAACCCCACTTGCAAACTTTGTCATATCTATTTGCTTTTTAGTATTATTATTTTCAACCGTTATCATCTCATTAAACATAAGTCTTCCGTTGAAGTCATAAATGAAAGCGTTTAGTGTTGAATGGGTTGATTGGAATGATAACTCTGCATAATCCTTTACCGGGTTTGGACTAAAAATCACGTTTTGGTTAAGAGTACCCGGTTCATTAAGAATTGTTTTTGAAGTATACTCGGTTTTAGCCAATGTATTATTACTGTCAATCACTTCAAAACTTATTGATAAGGATACTCCGGGTTCACCTTTACCATACTTTCTTGAGTACGGAGTAGCGGTAATGGTATTTGTTCCAGTACTAAATTCTACAGGATAATATTTAGTCCAACGCCATTTACGGTAATCGCCGTTTAGTGAATATGGTGCATCATTTTCAGTTTTAAAACCTTCAATGTCATTAAAGTCAAAGACCACACTGCTTACCTTTATTGACCCTGTATTGGCTACCACACTAAACTTGTTTGACCTGAACATTGCAATGTCTATAACATCTCCATTATTTAAAATTCCTACTTCTTTATTTGTGTTTGCATCAATTAAGGTGAAACTCACTACTTCAGTAGTATTAGTCCTGAACACTTCAAAAGTTATAGTAAGAGGAGTTCCGGCAATACCAGTCCCGTCACTTCCCGTATAAGGAGTGGCAGTAACAGTATTAATTCCAACCGGGAATTTTACGGGGTGAAATTTTCTTCCCCAAAAATAATCTCCGTTTAATGCATAAGGAGCAGCATTTTCAATTTTAAAACCTTCGCTATCGTTAAAGTCAAAAACCACACTACCAACATTAGTAGAATCAGTGCTCGCTACAATACTAAAGGCATTAAAGCGATAGTCGTCCAAATCAATCCTGTCTGCATCGTTCAAAGCACCTACTTCTTTATTAGAAAATGCATCAATAAGAGTAAAACCAGTTATTTGAGGAGCTTTGAGTACTTCCAGGCTAACAGGAATTATTTCCTGCGGATTAGCAGGGTCATTACTGCTTATAATAATATCTCCCGTGTATATTTCTTCTTCTTCAAGGGCTTCGGTAGAAAACGTAACAGGTACCTCAACAGTTTCACCCGGTTCTGCAGTTCCTGTAACCGGAGGGGTAAAAGTAATTGCCAGTCCATCTGTTAAGTATTCGGTATTAAATATCACTTGTAATCCTGACAACCCTAATGGCCCTTCAATACCCACAGTACTACTGGTTCTTATGGTAGAATCTACATTTTTATATTGCATCTTAATGGATCCGTCAGGAAAAAGAATTATCTGGAAGCTAACAGGATCCGGTATTGGAATAAATGGAGGAAGACCCCACCCGGGAACATTTTCGTATTGAATTATAAAATATTCATCCGTTCCATAGTAAAATACTCCATCGCCATTTTGTGGCTCCAAATCATCCCACATACCCGCAATAAATAAATTTGGATTTGCTTCGTCAGGAATTTGTTCGTTAACAAAATCTGTTCCTGTAATGGTTGCAAAAGTTACATATCCGTTAGCAGAAATAGTGATACTATCCTGAACCTCTCCAAAGAAATTAAAATCAAAAGATAGAGGGATAGATTCATTACCATCGCCTCCCACGTTGGCAGTCTGTCCCATTGAAGTAATATCGATATAATCATAAGCCGGCCCTCCGCTGTTATTGTCTACCCATGTGTAACCAAAAGTCCCCGGACCACCACTGGCATTCATAAACTGAGGCCCAATCCTGGTATCGGGAGATTCTTTATGTTCTATTTTAGCATATTCTATTTTCGGATATTGTAAAGGTGTTTTATTCTTTTCTCCCGCTTTAGCAAAGAAAGGAGGACTTAATGAATAGTTTAAGGTAGAATTACCTGTATTACTTATGCTAACAGTCTCAGTAGCTGAGTCTCCTTTTACCAAAGATAAACTAACAGAATCCGGTGACACTTCAAGAACAGGTGGATCGATACCAACTCCGGAAAGGGGTATGTTGTATGTTTCGTTACCAAACGCATCATTGCTGGTTATTGAAATACTATCTTCTATTAACCCTACGGTTGTCGGACTAAATAGTACACTAATAATTTGTGTTGTTCCGGGTTCTAAGGAGAAGGCAGAAGTTGTATCCAGGCTAAAATCTGAATTTTCATTGCTGATTCCTGATATTTCTAAAGTTTTAGTCCCCAAATTTTCAATTAAAAATGTGGCTTCACTGCTTAACCCGATAAAAATCGGATCAAATGCCAATGAATCAGGAGTAATAGAAATTTCAGGATATCCGATGACCGTTAATTCAAACAAGGTAGTTGGCACATTTACCGGATCATTACTGGAAACGGCAAGCTCATCGTAATAAACTCCGTCAGTTAATGAAGTAGCATCTAGCGTAACAGTTAAACTTTTTGACTTTCCTGCAGCAACTACCCCTGATAAAGGAGAAACATTGCTTATAAGAGGGGTTAGCCCAAAAGCAGGTTTTACAAACCTGACTGCCAGTCCGTTTTTAAGGTAGGAAGTGTTAAAAGCTACCTGTGCACCATCAGTACCGTCAGCATTTTCAATCCCCACTGTTGCAGTATTTATAAATGGAGCGGTTTCAACATCCTCATAAAAGATGTCAATGTTTCCGTCTTCATATAAAACTATCTGGAAAGTTACTGTTTCAGTTTCTGAACCGAGAAAATCAGATGCCTGTGACCATTGCACAATAAAATGATTGCCGAAATCCTGGTAATATACTGCGCCATTAAAGTTTTGTGGTTCTAAATCTTCCCATAGACCAGCAATTATATTGTCAATACTGTCATCATTAGGAAGTTGGGTGTTTACCCATGTGGTGGTTGTAGTAGGAGCCTGGAATGCTATAAAACCATTGGCATTTACAAAAGCACTTGAGTATTGGTTTCCGTAAAATTCAAAGGGAAAAGAAATAGCCACTTCTGTGGTGCCGTCACCATTGATTAGACTGGTAATTTCAGTTCCTGTAGAGGAAATATCGTTAAAATTATATACAGGGCCTCCCGGTTCATCACTGTCAATCCATTTATAACCATATCCGTTATCAGTACCAACGCTATAAAGAACCGGAGAACCAATACGGGTATCGTTATATCCTTTTTCCTGATTCAGTTTAAAGTTTTCAAAAGTAATTCGCTCGGTATTATTTAATTTTACTTCCGGATTTGCCAAAGCGGCTGCAACAGCAAGATCAGGGAAGGAAAAAATTAATGGTGAATTACCTTCGTTTATCAGGGTTATTTGAGAATCTATAGTAGTTCCGGCATCAGTAGTTTCAGAAACCTCCGTTGGGTCTAAAACTGCCACAGGCGGATCGACTCCTACACCGTTTACAATAATTTCGATCAGATTATTGTTGGATGCATCACTTTCAATGGTAATAATTCCGTTAATACTTCCCAGTTGAGAGGGAGTAAAAGTTATTTCCAACTCTAAACTTTCTCCTGCTTCTATCACGGCCGATGAAGTATCAACAGTAAAATCAGGATTATCAGAAGTTATACCGGATATGCTGAGCTGAGCCAAACCATTATTACTGATAGTTACCGATAATTCTTTACTGCCACCCAAAAAGACATTGTTAAATAACAGGAATTCTTCAGAGACTTCTATTTCGGAAACCTGGCCTGAAACTTCAAAAGTGGTAGCTACGGCAGTAGTTGGATTTGCAGGGTCATTGCTGGATATAATAATATCGGTTTCATAAGTGCCATTGGCCAGTTCCTCACCGTTAAAAGTAGCAGAAACATTTATGCTCTCCCCCGGATTTACAGTACCGGAGGAAGGTTCCAGGGTAATATAATTACCTGAGCCCCCACTCAAGGCTCTTACAAAAAATACAAAACCGGAAGGATTGTATGTGCTACCCCCATCACTACTAAAAAAATAAGTGTCCGGGCGTTGTGTGGCATTACTATCAACTCCTTGTGGGAAAGCAATACCGTCAGGATATTTATGAACTACCCAGAATGATTCTCCTGCCGAAAAACTTAAAGCTTCATTAAGTGTTTCAACTGCCACTACACCTTCTTCGCTGGCCAGGGTAGATGTTTGCGAAAGAAGTAATTCTCCGTCATTAGGGGTACTACCTCCTTTATAAATTTCCAGAATTATAACCGGGCTGGTTACGGCTTCAGTTCTGTATCCGTTTCTTACAGCAGTAAGTGTAAAATCCGATTCCACATCAAAGTTTAATGCACTTGTGTAAGGAGCTGTTTGTACTCCTGAGAAATCATCAGGAAAAAGTATTCCGCTATCGTAATAAATAGAATCACTGAATGTTACCGATTCATTTTGATAATAATCAATCTTTGTTTTGAGTTTATCTTTACTTAACCCTGCCGGTTTATCTTTTAAAATATTTATGTTTCCCGCACCATAATTAGCCATATCCAGGGATTCTACCGGTATATCAGATACAGCCAGGTCAGGGGTAAAGCGGGTAGCACTAAAAGACGTATTAAACTCCAAGGGACTTTGTCCCGAATTGGTGATAGTAAAAGTTTCTGTTTTCACAGGAGGAATATCGGTTTGAACATTCACAGCAGCACTTAGGGAATCAGGAGATACTTCAATAGTTGGAGGTTGAACTACCGTTAATGATACGGGAACTTCCACCAGCGAATTTACAGGGTCGTTACTGTTTATGGATATTGTAGCTGAATAATCTCCGGGATCTAATGTCCGTGCATCAAATTTTACCTGTACTGTGGTTGATGATCCAAATGCCACATTCCCGGCACTGGGTGAAACTGACAAGAAGAAAGCATCCGGATCCCCATCCGTAATTTCAAGATTGTCAACATCCATGGTAGATCCTTCTACTTCCATAAAAGATAAAAAGACTACCTGTTCTATTTCAGGTGCAAATCCCTGCCCGGAATAAATCAATTCCCCGTCAAAATAAATGGTAAATGCAGAGTCATCTTTATCTACCACTATGCGTAAATCAAAATATCCTTCCGGTGTTGTTGCCTCTATTCTGTTAAATGAAGAGCCTGAAAGTACATCAATGGTGCCATCACCATTAAAACGAAGCCGGGTATTAACCGAACCGGCGCTGGGTGACTGAGGAATTACCTCCCATGTTACTCCTGTCCCCTGAATATTAACAGAAGCAGACATCACCATAAAGGGTTCATCGCCGGGGGCAACGGTTGGAGAAATAGCCAGAATATTTCCGGGTCTGGTGTCCCCGAGACCATCTGAAATACCCCTGAAATGTAATGTACCTTCCAAGGGATTTTCATCAGAGACAACCCAGTTATTTAAATATTGGCTTATCCATCCGGATTGCCCATCAATATCTCCAATTGAAAAATCTTCAAAATCAGTTGCATAGAGTGAAGTGATAATTTTGTTATAAGAATTGTTGTTACTTTTAACAAGGCTTTCCAGGCTACCAGATTCAAAAGAATGAGAATACTTCATATTGCTAAATCCCTGCGACATGATAGACTGGGTAGAAGTTTGTACTCTTTCTGTAAAACTAGGGGTAGAGTTGTCATTCACACTGATACTGAAAGATAAATTGTCATCTCCGGTGTTTGAAATAGTCAGATCTCTGGTTACAATCTGAAATTGTTCAACAGTTTCATTAAACATTTCAGGAGATACACTGATTATCGGTACTTCTGTGCCATCTATAACCCTTACTGTTACGGGGATGGAAAGTAAAGCGTCAGTATCTACCGGTTGTACAAAAATCGTATCCTGATAAATACCTTTTGTTAAACCGGCTGAATTTAAGGTTACATTAAAAGAATCAGATCCGGCCGAAGGAATTGTTAACTGTTCAGGAGAGATAGTTTCAATAGTAGATGAACCAGGACTGGCACTTATAGTTGCAGTTATTGAAGCATCAGATATATTGGAAACAGTGATGGTTTCAGTGATACTGTCACCCACAGATAATTCTTCGGTTAATGAGGTAGGAGAAGCCACCAAAGGAGGAGCTTCAGCATCGTTTATAAGCCATCCCATGTCTTTAAATAGTCCTCGGGTAATATCACCTATATCATGATTTGATTCTGCAGAACCTACCTGTGGAGTCATTAAGGAATTTGGATCACCTGCTGGAAAAGCAGCCTCATCCCAATGAGCTATACTTGATCCCCCCTGAAAAGTACTTGGAGCATAAAGTTCTGGTCTTTCACCTCCCAAAGCTGCTTTAGCAAAATCTCCATCCATAAATAAATCTCCGCTGGTAAAGGCATCTCCCAATTCTACTGAAGGATCAGGATATGTAAGTAAATATGTGCCATCACCATCTACTATAAAGAGGCCAAATACAGCAGGTAATCCATTTGACCGTAGAGATCCAATACCCCCGCTATAACTTCTTACGGTTGTAAAACCCAAACCATGAGCAGCCTCATGAAGGGCAACTGTAACAAAATCGTATAATCCGGAAGGGGTATTCCCATCAGTACCATAGTACCATGGAATACCATCACCAAGATTTACAATCAGGTCATATTCTTCATCAGGAAAGAGAACCTCCCCTGCTAAAGCATTTGCCAAAGCGGCAGGATACAATACATCCGGTTCAGGTGCCCCTGGAAAATTTACCACATTGTAGGCAGGGCCTGCTGAAGCTAAAACACCGGGTCCTAAACTTGCAAAATCAGCATAAATTTTAATAGGTACGGAGGATACAATTTGAGTGGACCAAATATCTAAAGCAAATTGAAAAGCTTCTTGTGCATCCGGGTTTGCCTGGGCCCCTGGCCCAAATGTAATTTCAAATTCAGCGGTTGCAGCATTTTGCAAGGTTCGCTGAAATTCTTTGCTGTTGATGTCAGGGATATTAACCCTGGTGTGCATGTCCTCAAGTTTTGCAGGACAAATAACCGGAACTGCAGGACGCTTTTCCGGGGTCTGGGCTGTAACTGAATGCTGAAAAAGGAAGGAAAA includes:
- a CDS encoding Ig-like domain-containing protein — translated: MKKNSFFMTGCLILLFSFLFQHSVTAQTPEKRPAVPVICPAKLEDMHTRVNIPDINSKEFQRTLQNAATAEFEITFGPGAQANPDAQEAFQFALDIWSTQIVSSVPIKIYADFASLGPGVLASAGPAYNVVNFPGAPEPDVLYPAALANALAGEVLFPDEEYDLIVNLGDGIPWYYGTDGNTPSGLYDFVTVALHEAAHGLGFTTVRSYSGGIGSLRSNGLPAVFGLFIVDGDGTYLLTYPDPSVELGDAFTSGDLFMDGDFAKAALGGERPELYAPSTFQGGSSIAHWDEAAFPAGDPNSLMTPQVGSAESNHDIGDITRGLFKDMGWLINDAEAPPLVASPTSLTEELSVGDSITETITVSNISDASITATISASPGSSTIETISPEQLTIPSAGSDSFNVTLNSAGLTKGIYQDTIFVQPVDTDALLSIPVTVRVIDGTEVPIISVSPEMFNETVEQFQIVTRDLTISNTGDDNLSFSISVNDNSTPSFTERVQTSTQSIMSQGFSNMKYSHSFESGSLESLVKSNNNSYNKIITSLYATDFEDFSIGDIDGQSGWISQYLNNWVVSDENPLEGTLHFRGISDGLGDTRPGNILAISPTVAPGDEPFMVMSASVNIQGTGVTWEVIPQSPSAGSVNTRLRFNGDGTIDVLSGSSFNRIEATTPEGYFDLRIVVDKDDSAFTIYFDGELIYSGQGFAPEIEQVVFLSFMEVEGSTMDVDNLEITDGDPDAFFLSVSPSAGNVAFGSSTTVQVKFDARTLDPGDYSATISINSNDPVNSLVEVPVSLTVVQPPTIEVSPDSLSAAVNVQTDIPPVKTETFTITNSGQSPLEFNTSFSATRFTPDLAVSDIPVESLDMANYGAGNINILKDKPAGLSKDKLKTKIDYYQNESVTFSDSIYYDSGILFPDDFSGVQTAPYTSALNFDVESDFTLTAVRNGYRTEAVTSPVIILEIYKGGSTPNDGELLLSQTSTLASEEGVVAVETLNEALSFSAGESFWVVHKYPDGIAFPQGVDSNATQRPDTYFFSSDGGSTYNPSGFVFFVRALSGGSGNYITLEPSSGTVNPGESINVSATFNGEELANGTYETDIIISSNDPANPTTAVATTFEVSGQVSEIEVSEEFLLFNNVFLGGSKELSVTISNNGLAQLSISGITSDNPDFTVDTSSAVIEAGESLELEITFTPSQLGSINGIITIESDASNNNLIEIIVNGVGVDPPVAVLDPTEVSETTDAGTTIDSQITLINEGNSPLIFSFPDLAVAAALANPEVKLNNTERITFENFKLNQEKGYNDTRIGSPVLYSVGTDNGYGYKWIDSDEPGGPVYNFNDISSTGTEITSLINGDGTTEVAISFPFEFYGNQYSSAFVNANGFIAFQAPTTTTTWVNTQLPNDDSIDNIIAGLWEDLEPQNFNGAVYYQDFGNHFIVQWSQASDFLGSETETVTFQIVLYEDGNIDIFYEDVETAPFINTATVGIENADGTDGAQVAFNTSYLKNGLAVRFVKPAFGLTPLISNVSPLSGVVAAGKSKSLTVTLDATSLTDGVYYDELAVSSNDPVNVPTTLFELTVIGYPEISITPDSLAFDPIFIGLSSEATFLIENLGTKTLEISGISNENSDFSLDTTSAFSLEPGTTQIISVLFSPTTVGLIEDSISITSNDAFGNETYNIPLSGVGIDPPVLEVSPDSVSLSLVKGDSATETVSISNTGNSTLNYSLSPPFFAKAGEKNKTPLQYPKIEYAKIEHKESPDTRIGPQFMNASGGPGTFGYTWVDNNSGGPAYDYIDITSMGQTANVGGDGNESIPLSFDFNFFGEVQDSITISANGYVTFATITGTDFVNEQIPDEANPNLFIAGMWDDLEPQNGDGVFYYGTDEYFIIQYENVPGWGLPPFIPIPDPVSFQIILFPDGSIKMQYKNVDSTIRTSSTVGIEGPLGLSGLQVIFNTEYLTDGLAITFTPPVTGTAEPGETVEVPVTFSTEALEEEEIYTGDIIISSNDPANPQEIIPVSLEVLKAPQITGFTLIDAFSNKEVGALNDADRIDLDDYRFNAFSIVASTDSTNVGSVVFDFNDSEGFKIENAAPYALNGDYFWGRKFHPVKFPVGINTVTATPYTGSDGTGIAGTPLTITFEVFRTNTTEVVSFTLIDANTNKEVGILNNGDVIDIAMFRSNKFSVVANTGSIKVSSVVFDFNDIEGFKTENDAPYSLNGDYRKWRWTKYYPVEFSTGTNTITATPYSRKYGKGEPGVSLSISFEVIDSNNTLAKTEYTSKTILNEPGTLNQNVIFSPNPVKDYAELSFQSTHSTLNAFIYDFNGRLMFNEMITVENNNTKKQIDMTKFASGVYILSLINNEGKSISRLKIVKE